One window of Brachybacterium ginsengisoli genomic DNA carries:
- the iolD gene encoding 3D-(3,5/4)-trihydroxycyclohexane-1,2-dione acylhydrolase (decyclizing) has product MSENSPRPAGTVRLTVAQALVRFLAAQHAERDGVRERFIPGTFGIFGHGNVAGLGQALLQNATSPAEGELPMPYYQSRNEQNMVHTAVAYARTKNRLQAFACTASIGPGSTNMITGAALATIDRIPVLILPSDIFATRTVDPVLQQLEDETGGDVSVNDAFRPVSRLFDRISRPEQLIPAALQAMRVLTDPAETGAVTLSLPQDVQAEAFDWPLEFFRERTWHVARPVPEPAALDRAVEVIRSARKPVLIAGGGAIYSEASAALEAFADATSIPVLDTQAGKGALSADHPLCLGGVGSTGNNAANTLAAEADVVIGVGTRYTDFTTASHTAFANPDVRFVNLNVKAFDAAKHSATMVVTDARAGLDALREALTGYEAPTEHVERAQTERAAWEELIAPCFAPHDQELPAQTEIFGALNEMMGEEDILINAAGSMPGDLQALWKARSPKQYHLEYGYSCMGYELPASLGAKMASPDSEVVAIIGDGTFQMAPQEIATIVAERVKVILVILQNHGWSSIGSLSESHGSQRFGTKYRMRDEKSGLLDGDLVPLDIPANIRSYGIEVQEVSDTAAFREAFGRAEESAEATAIVVNTNLYGPNPPGIGWWDVPVSEVSTLESTQQARTAYDAERAGQRHYL; this is encoded by the coding sequence ATGAGCGAGAACTCCCCCCGCCCCGCCGGCACCGTCCGGCTCACCGTCGCCCAGGCCCTGGTCCGCTTCCTCGCCGCCCAGCACGCCGAGCGCGACGGGGTCCGCGAGCGCTTCATCCCCGGCACCTTCGGGATCTTCGGGCACGGCAACGTGGCGGGGCTCGGCCAGGCCCTGCTGCAGAACGCCACCTCCCCCGCCGAGGGCGAGCTGCCGATGCCGTACTACCAGTCGCGCAACGAGCAGAACATGGTGCACACGGCCGTGGCCTACGCCCGCACGAAGAACCGTCTGCAGGCCTTCGCGTGCACCGCCTCGATCGGCCCCGGCTCCACCAACATGATCACCGGCGCGGCGCTGGCCACCATCGACCGCATCCCCGTGCTGATCCTGCCCAGCGACATCTTCGCCACCCGCACCGTGGACCCGGTCCTCCAGCAGCTCGAGGACGAGACCGGCGGGGACGTCTCGGTCAACGACGCCTTCCGGCCCGTCTCCCGCCTCTTCGACCGCATCTCCCGGCCCGAGCAGCTGATCCCCGCGGCGCTGCAGGCGATGCGCGTGCTCACCGACCCCGCCGAGACCGGCGCCGTGACCCTCTCCCTCCCGCAGGACGTCCAGGCCGAGGCCTTCGACTGGCCGCTGGAGTTCTTCCGCGAGCGCACCTGGCACGTGGCCCGCCCGGTCCCCGAGCCTGCCGCCCTCGACCGCGCCGTCGAGGTCATCCGCTCCGCGAGGAAGCCCGTGCTCATCGCCGGCGGCGGAGCCATCTACTCCGAGGCGAGCGCCGCGCTCGAGGCCTTCGCCGACGCGACGTCGATCCCCGTGCTGGACACCCAGGCCGGCAAGGGCGCCCTGAGCGCCGATCACCCGCTCTGCCTGGGCGGCGTCGGCTCGACCGGCAACAACGCGGCCAACACCCTGGCCGCCGAGGCCGACGTGGTGATCGGCGTGGGCACCCGCTACACCGACTTCACCACCGCCTCCCACACCGCCTTCGCGAACCCCGACGTGCGCTTCGTGAACCTCAACGTCAAGGCGTTCGACGCCGCGAAGCACTCCGCGACCATGGTCGTCACCGATGCCCGCGCCGGTCTCGACGCCCTGCGCGAGGCCCTGACCGGCTACGAGGCGCCGACGGAGCACGTCGAGCGCGCCCAGACGGAGCGCGCCGCCTGGGAGGAGCTCATCGCCCCCTGCTTCGCCCCGCACGACCAGGAGCTGCCCGCCCAGACCGAGATCTTCGGCGCGCTCAACGAGATGATGGGCGAGGAGGACATCCTGATCAACGCCGCCGGCTCCATGCCCGGCGACCTGCAGGCGCTGTGGAAGGCCCGCTCGCCGAAGCAGTACCACCTGGAGTACGGCTACTCCTGCATGGGCTACGAGCTGCCCGCCTCGCTCGGCGCGAAGATGGCCTCCCCCGACTCGGAGGTCGTCGCGATCATCGGCGACGGCACCTTCCAGATGGCCCCGCAGGAGATCGCCACGATCGTCGCCGAGCGGGTCAAGGTGATCCTCGTGATCCTGCAGAACCACGGCTGGTCCTCGATCGGCTCGCTCTCCGAGTCCCACGGCAGCCAGCGCTTCGGCACGAAGTACCGCATGCGCGACGAGAAGAGCGGCCTGCTCGACGGCGACCTGGTGCCGCTGGACATCCCGGCGAACATCCGCTCCTACGGCATCGAGGTGCAGGAGGTCTCGGACACCGCGGCCTTCCGCGAGGCGTTCGGCCGCGCCGAGGAGTCCGCCGAGGCGACCGCGATCGTCGTCAACACGAACCTGTACGGCCCCAACCCGCCCGGCATCGGCTGGTGGGACGTGCCCGTCTCGGAGGTCTCGACGCTCGAGTCCACCCAGCAGGCACGCACCGCCTACGACGCCGAGCGCGCCGGGCAGCGCCACTACCTCTGA
- the iolB gene encoding 5-deoxy-glucuronate isomerase, with amino-acid sequence MTTHDQFHLPAGSTGRGNYETIIDPGARDGWEHTGLRVLALEPGGSELVTAGGVEAMVVPLNGGCEVSLGGETFVLRGREDVFASATDVLYVPVGSQLTISSAGGGRFALATAVATGSHPVALIRAEDVPVEIRGGGAMTRKVRNFGAVGAFDGMDSLIACEVITPGGNWSSYPAHKHDETVEAGDSSESELEEIYYYEIQDGPAGPGFGFHQTTASSEERPIDVLAEVRTGDTVLVPHGWHGPCAAAPGHDMYYLNVMAGPDAERAWNITDHPEQTWVRGTWADAGIDPRLEGETR; translated from the coding sequence GTGACCACGCACGATCAGTTCCACCTCCCCGCCGGCTCCACCGGCCGCGGGAACTACGAGACGATCATCGATCCCGGCGCCCGCGACGGCTGGGAGCACACCGGCCTGCGCGTGCTCGCGCTCGAGCCGGGCGGCAGCGAGCTCGTCACCGCCGGCGGCGTCGAGGCGATGGTGGTGCCGCTGAACGGCGGCTGCGAGGTGTCCCTCGGCGGCGAGACCTTCGTGCTGCGCGGCCGTGAGGACGTCTTCGCCTCGGCGACCGACGTGCTCTACGTGCCCGTCGGCTCCCAGCTCACGATCTCGTCGGCAGGCGGCGGCCGGTTCGCGCTCGCCACCGCGGTCGCGACCGGCAGCCATCCCGTCGCCCTGATCCGCGCGGAGGACGTCCCGGTCGAGATCCGCGGCGGCGGGGCCATGACCCGCAAGGTCCGGAACTTCGGCGCCGTCGGCGCGTTCGACGGCATGGACAGCCTCATCGCCTGCGAGGTCATCACCCCGGGCGGGAACTGGTCCAGCTACCCCGCGCACAAGCACGACGAGACCGTCGAGGCCGGAGACTCCTCCGAATCCGAGCTCGAGGAGATCTACTACTACGAGATCCAGGACGGTCCCGCCGGCCCGGGCTTCGGCTTTCACCAGACCACCGCCAGCTCCGAGGAGCGCCCGATCGACGTGCTCGCCGAGGTGCGCACCGGCGACACCGTGCTGGTCCCGCACGGCTGGCACGGCCCCTGCGCCGCCGCGCCCGGGCACGACATGTACTACCTCAACGTCATGGCCGGCCCCGATGCGGAGCGGGCCTGGAACATCACCGACCATCCCGAGCAGACCTGGGTGCGCGGCACCTGGGCCGATGCCGGGATCGACCCCCGACTCGAAGGAGAGACCCGATGA
- a CDS encoding Cgl0159 family (beta/alpha)8-fold protein — protein sequence MSAATTVGGGFVSTYEDVTRVRVEDPGRFARLAATRRRRTVADTDGTMMIIAADHPARGALGVGPRADAMASRTELLDRMREALAVPGVDGVLGTADILEDLLVMGALEDKVVFASMNRGGLQGASWEIEDRFTAYDAASIRAAGFDGGKMLTRIDLDDDRTSFILEASAQAVTDLARHELIAMVEPFWSSRPGGPGTTVVNDLSPEAVIKSIHVAQGLGSTSAYTWLKLPAVDDMERVMDATTMPTLILGGDPADDDPATLRASWKRALDRPNVRGLVVGRTLLYPAGDDVTAAVRASVDMIR from the coding sequence ATGAGCGCCGCGACCACCGTGGGCGGCGGATTCGTCTCCACCTACGAGGACGTCACGCGGGTCCGCGTCGAGGATCCGGGGCGGTTCGCCCGCCTGGCCGCGACCCGTCGGCGTCGCACCGTCGCCGACACCGACGGCACCATGATGATCATCGCCGCGGACCACCCCGCGCGCGGCGCCCTCGGCGTCGGCCCCCGCGCGGACGCGATGGCCAGCCGCACCGAGCTGCTGGACCGGATGCGCGAGGCGCTCGCCGTTCCCGGCGTGGACGGCGTGCTCGGCACCGCGGACATCCTCGAGGACCTGCTGGTCATGGGCGCGCTCGAGGACAAGGTCGTGTTCGCCTCCATGAACCGCGGCGGCCTGCAGGGCGCGTCCTGGGAGATCGAGGACCGCTTCACCGCCTATGACGCCGCCTCGATCCGGGCGGCCGGCTTCGACGGCGGCAAGATGCTCACCCGCATCGACCTGGACGACGACCGCACCTCCTTCATCCTCGAGGCCAGCGCGCAGGCCGTCACCGACCTCGCCCGCCACGAGCTGATCGCGATGGTCGAGCCGTTCTGGTCCTCCCGCCCCGGCGGGCCCGGCACCACAGTGGTCAACGACCTCTCCCCGGAGGCGGTCATCAAGTCCATCCACGTCGCCCAGGGCCTCGGCTCCACCAGCGCCTACACCTGGCTGAAGCTGCCGGCGGTGGATGACATGGAGCGCGTCATGGACGCCACCACCATGCCCACCCTGATCCTCGGCGGGGATCCGGCCGACGACGACCCGGCCACCCTCCGCGCCTCCTGGAAGCGTGCCCTGGACCGGCCCAACGTGCGCGGGCTGGTCGTCGGCCGCACGCTCCTGTACCCCGCGGGGGACGATGTCACCGCGGCAGTGCGCGCCTCCGTCGACATGATCCGCTGA
- a CDS encoding 5-dehydro-2-deoxygluconokinase, which produces MAADRDIITFGRSGVDIYPLEIDKGLEDIHSFGKFLGGSPMNVAVAAARLGHSPAVITGVGNDPFGRYVVKEMERLGVSSRFVVRNDQLNTPITLCEIFPPDDFPLYFYRQPSAPDLQVAPEHLDLDAIREVPLFWFSGTGLSEEPSRSAHFAALEARGRDGARGRDGARGRDGARGRDGARGRTAHTVFDLDYRPMFWESPGEAREQYREALKHTTVAVGNKEECEVAVGETEPERAADALLEAGVQIAIVKQGPKGVLGKTADEHVVVAPNLIQVINGLGAGDSFGGSLCHGLLSGQDLETILTRCNAAGAIVTSRLECSTAMPTSEEIDLLLAGGDPNQGQTVEQMLAALRGRGTTEPAGERA; this is translated from the coding sequence ATGGCAGCAGATCGCGACATCATCACCTTCGGACGCAGCGGCGTCGACATCTACCCGCTCGAGATCGACAAGGGCCTCGAGGACATCCACAGCTTCGGCAAGTTCCTCGGCGGCAGCCCGATGAACGTCGCCGTCGCCGCGGCCCGCCTCGGCCACAGCCCCGCGGTGATCACGGGCGTGGGGAACGACCCCTTCGGCCGCTACGTCGTCAAGGAGATGGAGCGCCTGGGCGTCTCCAGCCGCTTCGTGGTGAGGAACGACCAGCTCAACACCCCGATCACACTGTGCGAGATCTTCCCTCCGGATGATTTCCCGCTGTACTTCTACCGTCAGCCGTCGGCCCCCGATCTCCAGGTCGCGCCCGAGCACCTCGACCTCGACGCGATCCGCGAGGTGCCGCTGTTCTGGTTCTCCGGCACGGGCCTGTCCGAGGAGCCCAGCCGCTCCGCCCACTTCGCCGCCCTCGAGGCCCGCGGCCGGGACGGAGCCCGCGGCCGGGACGGAGCCCGCGGCCGGGACGGAGCCCGCGGCCGGGACGGAGCGCGCGGCCGCACCGCGCACACCGTCTTCGACCTCGACTATCGCCCGATGTTCTGGGAGAGCCCCGGAGAGGCGCGCGAGCAGTACCGCGAGGCGCTGAAGCACACCACCGTCGCCGTGGGCAACAAGGAGGAGTGCGAGGTCGCCGTGGGCGAGACCGAGCCGGAGCGCGCGGCCGACGCGCTGCTCGAGGCCGGCGTGCAGATCGCGATCGTCAAGCAGGGCCCCAAGGGCGTGCTCGGCAAGACCGCCGACGAGCACGTGGTGGTCGCCCCGAACCTGATCCAAGTGATCAACGGCCTCGGCGCCGGCGACAGCTTCGGCGGCTCCCTGTGCCACGGGCTGCTCTCCGGCCAGGACCTCGAGACCATCCTGACCCGCTGCAACGCGGCCGGCGCGATCGTCACCAGCCGCCTCGAGTGCTCGACCGCGATGCCCACGAGCGAGGAGATCGACCTGCTCCTCGCCGGCGGCGACCCCAACCAGGGCCAGACCGTCGAGCAGATGCTCGCAGCGCTGCGCGGACGCGGCACCACCGAACCGGCGGGGGAGCGCGCATGA
- a CDS encoding Gfo/Idh/MocA family protein: protein MTAQQSSPAQSAAPQDIRVGVIGVGRMGADHVERIARRTKGARVSVVSDYLRETAEKVSATAPGSRVVDTWQEVVAAEDVDAVLIASPGQFHREQVLACIAAGKPVLCEKPLAMNPSDAYDVVLAEREAGHPVVSLGFMRRFDAGYGELKDALEAGDLGTPLLLNCKHRNADVLPGFTDTHMVYDSAVHEIDAISFFLEEPAVSVQTVMPRSTEKAPEGLHDPLLFLFRTASGTVVTDELWVSTDAGYEVRTELVGSLGAATIGQESGLVTTQQADGRWGGTVPADFRPRFAAAYDAEVQAWIAAVADGSNVAPRSATAWDGYVAAAMCEAAEQSLTADGPVEVTLLEQPA from the coding sequence ATGACCGCACAGCAGAGCAGCCCGGCGCAGAGCGCAGCCCCGCAGGACATCCGCGTGGGCGTGATCGGCGTGGGTCGGATGGGCGCCGACCATGTCGAGCGCATCGCGCGCCGCACCAAGGGCGCCCGCGTCAGCGTGGTCAGCGACTACCTGCGCGAGACCGCCGAGAAGGTCTCCGCCACCGCGCCCGGCTCCCGCGTGGTCGACACGTGGCAGGAGGTCGTCGCCGCGGAGGACGTCGACGCCGTGCTCATCGCGAGCCCCGGCCAGTTCCACCGCGAGCAGGTCCTGGCCTGCATCGCGGCCGGCAAGCCGGTGCTCTGCGAGAAGCCGCTGGCCATGAACCCCTCCGACGCGTACGACGTGGTCCTCGCCGAGCGCGAGGCCGGCCACCCCGTGGTCTCCCTCGGCTTCATGCGCCGCTTCGACGCCGGCTACGGCGAGCTCAAGGACGCCCTCGAGGCGGGGGACCTGGGCACGCCGCTGCTGCTGAACTGCAAGCACCGCAACGCCGACGTGCTGCCCGGCTTCACCGACACCCACATGGTCTACGACTCGGCCGTGCACGAGATCGACGCGATCTCCTTCTTCCTCGAGGAGCCTGCGGTCTCCGTGCAGACCGTCATGCCGCGCAGCACCGAGAAGGCGCCCGAGGGCCTGCACGACCCGCTGCTGTTCCTGTTCCGCACCGCCTCGGGCACCGTGGTCACCGACGAGCTGTGGGTCAGCACCGACGCCGGCTACGAGGTGCGCACCGAGCTGGTCGGCTCGCTGGGCGCTGCGACGATCGGCCAGGAGTCCGGACTGGTCACCACGCAGCAGGCCGACGGCCGCTGGGGCGGGACGGTCCCGGCCGACTTCCGTCCGCGCTTCGCCGCCGCCTACGACGCCGAGGTCCAGGCCTGGATCGCGGCGGTGGCCGACGGCAGCAACGTCGCCCCCCGCTCCGCCACCGCCTGGGACGGCTACGTCGCCGCCGCGATGTGCGAGGCGGCCGAGCAGTCGCTCACCGCCGACGGCCCGGTCGAGGTGACCCTGCTCGAGCAGCCTGCCTGA
- a CDS encoding CoA-acylating methylmalonate-semialdehyde dehydrogenase produces MGYDVQHWIDGHEDAGSTGDTQPILNPATGGEVGTLHLGDASTVDRAVEVAAAAAEEWGRTSLARRTQILYRMRELMIQHTDEIAEVISREHGKTVGDAKGEIARGLETLEFATSITQDLKGGFSQNVSTGVDSHTLRQPLGVVAGITPFNFPAMVPFWMHPIAIATGNAFLLKPSERDPSASNIVARLYQEAGLPDGVFQVIHGGKTVVDALCAHEGIAAVSFVGSTPIAKHVHAAASAAGKRVQALGGANNHAVVMPDANLEFAAAQVASGAFGSAGERCMAVPVAVTVGDAHEGFLAAIKAEAEKLVVGPGDDPTTDMPPVITADARDRVIRMTDEAEQAGGTIVVDGRGLVVEGFEKGNFVGPTVITDLAADHPTYTDEVFGPVLVVMHVNNFDEAIALVNSSPFGNGTAIFTDSGHYARRFEDEIQVGMIGINVPIPTPVGYYSFGGWKDSLFGEHHAHGPEGVGFYTRQKAVTTRWPAQNETVESSMSFPTHD; encoded by the coding sequence ATGGGATACGACGTCCAGCACTGGATCGATGGCCACGAGGATGCCGGGAGCACCGGTGACACGCAGCCGATCCTGAACCCCGCGACCGGCGGCGAGGTCGGGACCCTGCACCTGGGTGACGCCTCGACGGTGGATCGCGCGGTCGAGGTCGCGGCCGCCGCGGCCGAGGAGTGGGGCCGGACCTCGCTCGCCCGGCGCACGCAGATCCTCTACCGGATGCGCGAGCTGATGATCCAGCACACCGACGAGATCGCCGAGGTCATCTCCCGCGAGCACGGCAAGACGGTCGGCGACGCGAAGGGCGAGATCGCCCGCGGCCTGGAGACCCTCGAGTTCGCGACCTCGATCACCCAGGACCTCAAGGGCGGCTTCTCCCAGAACGTCTCCACCGGCGTGGACTCCCACACCCTGCGCCAGCCGCTCGGCGTGGTCGCCGGGATCACCCCGTTCAACTTCCCCGCGATGGTGCCCTTCTGGATGCACCCCATCGCGATCGCGACCGGCAACGCCTTCCTGCTCAAGCCCTCCGAGCGCGACCCGTCGGCCTCGAACATCGTCGCCCGCCTCTACCAGGAGGCCGGGCTGCCCGACGGGGTGTTCCAGGTGATCCACGGCGGGAAGACCGTGGTCGACGCGCTGTGCGCGCACGAGGGCATCGCGGCCGTCTCCTTCGTGGGCTCGACCCCGATCGCCAAGCACGTCCACGCCGCGGCGTCCGCCGCCGGCAAGCGCGTCCAGGCCCTCGGCGGGGCGAACAACCACGCCGTGGTGATGCCGGATGCGAACCTCGAGTTCGCCGCCGCGCAGGTCGCCTCCGGCGCGTTCGGCTCCGCGGGCGAGCGCTGCATGGCGGTGCCGGTCGCGGTCACCGTGGGCGATGCGCACGAGGGGTTCCTCGCCGCGATCAAGGCAGAGGCCGAGAAGCTCGTGGTCGGCCCGGGCGACGACCCCACGACCGACATGCCGCCGGTGATCACCGCCGACGCGCGCGATCGCGTGATCCGGATGACCGACGAGGCCGAGCAGGCCGGAGGCACCATCGTGGTCGACGGTCGCGGCCTGGTGGTCGAGGGGTTCGAGAAGGGCAACTTCGTGGGGCCGACGGTCATCACCGATCTCGCCGCGGACCACCCCACCTACACCGACGAGGTGTTCGGCCCGGTGCTCGTGGTGATGCACGTGAACAACTTCGACGAGGCGATCGCGCTGGTCAACTCGTCCCCGTTCGGGAACGGGACCGCGATCTTCACCGACTCGGGCCACTACGCGCGGCGCTTCGAGGACGAGATCCAGGTGGGCATGATCGGCATCAACGTGCCGATCCCGACGCCGGTGGGCTACTACTCCTTCGGCGGCTGGAAGGACTCGCTGTTCGGCGAACACCACGCCCACGGCCCCGAGGGCGTCGGCTTCTACACCCGCCAGAAGGCCGTCACCACCCGCTGGCCCGCCCAGAACGAGACCGTCGAGTCCTCGATGAGCTTCCCGACCCACGACTGA
- a CDS encoding GntR family transcriptional regulator, whose translation MPAGPITLDLAVDRSSQTPLYLQLAGGIEEAIRSGVLGPGSRLENELALSKRLRLSRPTVRQGIQELVDKGMLVRKRGVGTQVIQAPVNRQVALTSLYDDLRTAGKAPRTEVIEYRIGRPSPEAVDRLQLAPGEQVLDLIRVRYADDEPLAVMRNTIPERIAPTREALAANGLYACLREAGITTVLAHERIGATVADEEHAELLDEQLGAALLTMERKSFANDGSVVEFGFHVYRASRYSFEVTLVDS comes from the coding sequence ATTCCCGCAGGCCCCATCACGCTCGACCTCGCCGTGGACCGCTCCAGCCAGACCCCGCTCTACCTGCAACTCGCCGGCGGCATCGAGGAGGCCATCCGCTCCGGCGTGCTCGGACCGGGCAGCCGCCTGGAGAACGAGCTCGCGCTCTCGAAGCGGCTGCGGCTCTCGCGGCCGACGGTCCGCCAGGGCATCCAGGAGCTCGTGGACAAGGGCATGCTGGTGCGCAAGCGCGGCGTGGGCACCCAGGTGATCCAGGCGCCGGTGAACCGCCAGGTCGCGCTGACCTCCCTGTACGACGACCTCCGCACCGCCGGGAAGGCGCCGCGCACCGAGGTGATCGAGTACCGGATCGGGCGGCCTTCACCCGAGGCCGTGGACCGCCTGCAGCTCGCACCGGGGGAGCAGGTGCTGGACCTGATCCGGGTGCGCTACGCGGATGACGAGCCGCTGGCCGTCATGCGCAACACCATCCCCGAACGGATCGCCCCCACCCGCGAGGCGCTCGCCGCGAACGGTCTCTACGCCTGCCTCCGCGAAGCCGGGATCACCACGGTCCTCGCCCACGAGCGCATCGGCGCCACTGTCGCGGACGAGGAGCACGCCGAGCTCCTGGACGAGCAGCTCGGCGCGGCCCTGCTGACCATGGAGCGCAAGTCCTTCGCGAACGACGGCTCCGTGGTCGAGTTCGGCTTCCACGTCTACCGCGCCTCGCGCTACTCCTTCGAGGTCACCCTCGTCGATTCGTGA
- a CDS encoding tautomerase family protein has product MPLVRITQQDVRTPEQSRQLADIVQEVMLELFSAPPADRYQIVETLPVGSIIAEDTGLGLERSDGVVILHITQQGRTTEQKQAVYAALSERLAAAGLVRPEDLIVSVVHNDREDWSFGLGRAQFLTGEL; this is encoded by the coding sequence ATGCCCCTCGTCCGCATCACCCAGCAGGACGTCCGCACCCCCGAGCAGTCCCGGCAGCTGGCCGACATCGTGCAGGAGGTCATGCTCGAGCTGTTCAGCGCCCCGCCCGCGGACAGGTACCAGATCGTCGAGACCCTGCCCGTCGGCTCGATCATCGCCGAGGACACCGGGCTGGGCCTCGAGCGCAGCGACGGCGTGGTGATCCTGCACATCACCCAGCAGGGCCGCACCACGGAGCAGAAGCAGGCGGTCTACGCCGCGCTGTCGGAGCGCCTCGCGGCCGCGGGACTGGTGCGCCCCGAGGACCTCATCGTCTCGGTCGTGCACAACGACCGCGAGGACTGGTCCTTCGGTCTGGGGCGCGCACAGTTCCTCACCGGGGAGCTCTGA
- a CDS encoding MFS transporter: MSSIPAAENARIRDLVRSTPASGPRRSIGLLAVVACLGGFLFGYDTGVISGALPYMLMPKAAGGLELTSLEEGLIGGFLLLGCAVGAVIGGRLSDRYGRRHNILLLAAVFFVGAVGCALAPNLVIMYLARFVLGLAVGGASTTVPVYLSEAAPKEQRGMLVAVDQLMIVTGQFAAFVMNAIIASVQGGPTAEVASDPSGTYQAGESVSWDALASLGGVTIADGNGHAWRWMLALCSLPAVALWIGIRMMPESARWHVRRGEIPAAIAVLKRLRVEGRHDVGAEVAEMAENLRLEAKRETLSLGGAIRIPWLRSIIIFGGTFAILQQLTGVNTMMYYAPRVLMAAGFDAQASIILNVFTGLASVVGSTLGLLALRRFGRRQVLLVGQTILTLSLIAMTAIFLLGIDPYIDASGAVSTDIPTFVPYLVVVVIVLFMLGMQAGPGPVMWVMLSEIFPGSIRGAATGFAVMILWIANMIVTFTFPIMMSGLGPVVTYGLYAAINIFAVIWYFVRIPETKKFTLERIEWEFREAGGVIRLR, from the coding sequence ATGAGCTCCATCCCCGCAGCGGAGAACGCTCGGATACGAGACCTGGTGAGATCCACCCCCGCCTCCGGCCCGCGACGCTCGATCGGCCTGCTCGCCGTCGTCGCCTGCCTGGGCGGCTTCCTCTTCGGCTACGACACCGGGGTCATCTCCGGAGCGCTGCCCTACATGCTCATGCCGAAGGCCGCCGGCGGCCTCGAGCTCACCTCCCTCGAGGAGGGCCTGATCGGCGGCTTCCTGCTGCTGGGCTGCGCCGTCGGCGCCGTCATCGGCGGTCGGCTCTCGGACCGCTACGGTCGACGCCACAACATCCTGCTGCTCGCCGCCGTCTTCTTCGTCGGCGCCGTGGGCTGTGCGCTCGCCCCCAACCTCGTGATCATGTACCTCGCCCGCTTCGTGCTGGGCCTCGCCGTCGGCGGCGCCTCCACCACCGTGCCGGTCTACCTCTCGGAGGCCGCGCCGAAGGAGCAGCGCGGCATGCTCGTGGCCGTCGACCAGCTGATGATCGTCACCGGCCAGTTCGCCGCCTTCGTCATGAACGCGATCATCGCCTCGGTCCAGGGCGGGCCCACCGCCGAGGTCGCCTCCGACCCCTCGGGCACCTACCAGGCCGGTGAGTCCGTCTCCTGGGACGCCCTCGCCTCGCTCGGCGGGGTCACCATCGCCGACGGCAACGGCCACGCCTGGCGCTGGATGCTCGCCCTGTGCTCGCTGCCGGCCGTCGCCCTCTGGATCGGCATCCGGATGATGCCGGAATCCGCCCGCTGGCACGTGCGCCGCGGCGAGATCCCCGCAGCGATCGCGGTCCTCAAGCGGCTGCGCGTCGAGGGCCGCCACGACGTCGGCGCCGAGGTGGCGGAGATGGCCGAGAACCTGCGCCTGGAGGCGAAGCGCGAGACGCTCAGCCTGGGCGGCGCGATCAGGATCCCCTGGCTGCGCTCGATCATCATCTTCGGCGGCACCTTCGCGATCCTGCAGCAGCTCACCGGCGTGAACACGATGATGTACTACGCGCCGCGGGTGCTCATGGCCGCCGGATTCGACGCCCAGGCCTCCATCATCCTCAACGTCTTCACGGGCCTCGCCTCGGTGGTGGGCTCCACGCTGGGCCTGCTCGCCCTGCGCCGCTTCGGCCGACGCCAGGTGCTGCTGGTGGGCCAGACGATCCTCACCCTGTCCCTGATCGCCATGACCGCGATCTTCCTGCTCGGGATCGACCCCTACATCGACGCCTCGGGCGCGGTCTCCACCGACATCCCCACCTTCGTGCCCTATCTCGTGGTGGTCGTCATCGTGCTGTTCATGCTCGGCATGCAGGCGGGCCCCGGCCCGGTGATGTGGGTGATGCTCTCGGAGATCTTCCCGGGCTCCATCCGCGGCGCCGCCACCGGCTTCGCCGTGATGATCCTGTGGATCGCGAACATGATCGTCACCTTCACCTTCCCGATCATGATGTCCGGGCTCGGGCCGGTGGTCACCTACGGCCTCTACGCCGCGATCAACATCTTCGCCGTGATCTGGTACTTCGTGCGGATCCCGGAGACGAAGAAGTTCACCCTCGAGCGCATCGAGTGGGAGTTCCGCGAGGCCGGCGGCGTGATCCGCCTGCGCTGA